One Fusobacterium sp. IOR10 DNA segment encodes these proteins:
- the ribE gene encoding riboflavin synthase produces the protein MFTGLVEEIGEVISIKSGDKSVQLKIKCTKVLKNAKIGDSIATNGTCLTAVEVGSNYFVADCMHETVKRTNLKRLKAGSLVNLEKSISLSTPLGGHLVTGDVDCEGQIKSITKDGIAKVYIIQMEHRYMKYIVEKGRVSLDGASLSIVGFQGDTLSVSLIPHTQEMITLGNKKVGDYINIETDLIGKYIERFLTFQNEEKKGKKSKLSKEFLASNGFF, from the coding sequence ATTTTTACTGGATTAGTTGAAGAAATAGGTGAGGTTATTTCCATTAAAAGTGGGGATAAATCTGTACAACTTAAAATAAAATGTACTAAGGTTTTAAAAAATGCCAAAATAGGTGATAGTATTGCAACTAACGGTACTTGCCTTACTGCAGTTGAAGTTGGTTCTAATTATTTTGTTGCTGATTGTATGCATGAAACTGTTAAAAGAACTAATTTAAAAAGACTGAAAGCTGGTAGCTTAGTAAATCTTGAAAAATCAATTTCCCTTTCCACTCCCCTTGGGGGGCATTTAGTCACTGGAGATGTTGACTGTGAAGGGCAAATTAAAAGTATAACAAAGGATGGTATAGCTAAAGTATATATTATTCAAATGGAACATAGATATATGAAATATATTGTTGAAAAGGGAAGAGTTAGTTTAGATGGAGCTAGTTTATCAATTGTTGGATTTCAAGGGGATACACTGTCTGTTTCTCTTATTCCACATACTCAAGAAATGATAACCCTTGGAAATAAAAAAGTTGGAGACTATATTAATATAGAAACTGACTTAATTGGAAAATATATAGAAAGATTTTTAACTTTCCAAAATGAAGAAAAGAAAGGTAAAAAATCAAAATTAAGTAAAGAATTCCTAGCATCAAATGGATTCTTTTAA